The DNA sequence GTAGCCATGAGATGTTGGGGAAGCGGATGATCCGTTCCTGATTGACTTCGATGTGGCGGTATCCGACCCGATCCACGAAGCCCACCTCGGGGTTGAAGGCTTCGCCCACCTGGATGAAACGGATCCGACCCGGCCACACCCGGCTGTCGTGCGTCAGGAGCATGCTGCCCGCTGCTTCCCGTCCCGCCGAACCAGGGGTATCCGTGAGGCCGAGCCAGCCGTCCAGGGTCCAGGCATCGCCGAGTCCGAGGCGTCCATCGAAGCCGTAGGTGCGGTTGTAGTCGCTGCCGTCCTGCGTGGCTCGGCGTTGCACGACCAGCGCACCCACTCTGGAGCGACTCGGCAGCTCTCGCGTCATCCGTGCCACCGAGAACGAGTTGGCTTGCACCAGATCCTGCACGTCGTCCGTGAAGATCTGCATCAATCCGACGCCCAGACCCGCGACCTTCCCGCTCACGCGGCCGCCTCCCAGGATGGGCACCGGGGTGCCGTCCTCGATCCCGATCCGGCGGGTGAAGAAGAGGTCCACGGCCTGGGGGGTACCGGCGCTGAACAGCCCCGCGTTCTCCAGGAAGAACGGCCGTTTTTCGGGAAAGAACAGCGGGAAGCGCGTCAGGTTGGTGCGCTGTTCGTCCACCTCGACCTGAGCGAAGTCGGTGTTCGCCGTAAGGTCCAACGTCAGGGAGCCGAAGGTGAGTTTGGCGTCCCCGCCGATCTCCTTCGGAACTTTGGTCTGAGCGGGAACACTGGCGTAGCTGCGCTCCCTTCCGCTGAGGGCAAAGGGCGTCACGGTTCCGGAGCGCTGGGACGGCACCTCGAGACCCTCGAGGTCACCTGCCTGGGAGAGCCGCATGAGGTTGAATTGGCGGGACACCGGCGACCAGAACGACTCCTCGTTCCGCCGGCGGATGCGACGGACCAGGTTGACGCCCCACACCTGCCGACGTCCCGAGCCGTACCGCAGCGTGGAGAAGGGGATGCGCATCTCGGCGTACCACCCCTCCCCGTCGCGTGAGGCCGCCACGTTCCAACTCGCGTCCCAGTTGACGTTCAGTCCACCCATGGCCCCCGCCTGCTGCCGATTCTGGCCGCGGATGAAGACGCCGCCCCCCTGCCCCTCCTTGGCGACCTGCGCGTCGTACTCGATGCCGGCGGGCGTGGTGGAGAAGATGAAGCCGTTCTGTCGGTCCCGATACGTATCCAGGATGATTCCGAAGTAGTCTCCACGCTCGAGGTCGGCGTCGCGGATCCGTTCACCCAACACGATCTCATCGGGAGAGCGATCGTACATCCAGGCGGCCACGTAGAGCGCCTCGCCATCGATGAGCAATCGAACTTCGGTGCGCTCCGAGACCGCTGCACCCTCGACCGGCTCCCGTTGGACGAATCCATCGATCAGGGGCGCTGCGCTCCACGCGGCGTCGTCCAGGTGTCCGTCGATCACCGGCGCCTGATCGGTGCGCACGACCGCGGCGACGCGTGGGCCCTGCTCGCGTTGGGGGCCCCGAGGGCCGCGTTGCTGCGCGAGCAGAGGGGTCCCCCAGATCAGAGGCACCAGGGCCGCCAGCATGGCACAGCGTCGCATCATCGAACCCACGGCTCCAACCATCGGGGAATCCGGCTTCCGGCTTGGGGACGCCGGA is a window from the Gemmatimonadota bacterium genome containing:
- a CDS encoding DUF5916 domain-containing protein, encoding MMRRCAMLAALVPLIWGTPLLAQQRGPRGPQREQGPRVAAVVRTDQAPVIDGHLDDAAWSAAPLIDGFVQREPVEGAAVSERTEVRLLIDGEALYVAAWMYDRSPDEIVLGERIRDADLERGDYFGIILDTYRDRQNGFIFSTTPAGIEYDAQVAKEGQGGGVFIRGQNRQQAGAMGGLNVNWDASWNVAASRDGEGWYAEMRIPFSTLRYGSGRRQVWGVNLVRRIRRRNEESFWSPVSRQFNLMRLSQAGDLEGLEVPSQRSGTVTPFALSGRERSYASVPAQTKVPKEIGGDAKLTFGSLTLDLTANTDFAQVEVDEQRTNLTRFPLFFPEKRPFFLENAGLFSAGTPQAVDLFFTRRIGIEDGTPVPILGGGRVSGKVAGLGVGLMQIFTDDVQDLVQANSFSVARMTRELPSRSRVGALVVQRRATQDGSDYNRTYGFDGRLGLGDAWTLDGWLGLTDTPGSAGREAAGSMLLTHDSRVWPGRIRFIQVGEAFNPEVGFVDRVGYRHIEVNQERIIRFPNISWLRESNPHFTVRKYWAFDGFLESGYFHFDWELKSEGGGRFGPEINVTQEGLKAPFEIAPDIVIPTGSYQSLTHAWDYGSDPSRPLSFLGKAEFGEFYTGTKYGGNVTFTYRQGETLSSSLLIDYNTIDLPEGTFDTTLLGLRLAYFFTPRVFVQSLMQYSNQAEAWSANVRFAWLSTAGTGLYVVFNDARNSERLFNLGEPITRGLIVKYARQFTLF